The following proteins are encoded in a genomic region of Neochlamydia sp. AcF84:
- a CDS encoding leucine-rich repeat domain-containing protein, whose protein sequence is MMAPTSTSSIQAKFHPTILANIEDPVSGELLARAVTLFPCGHTFNEDTVIQCLARNKLCPLDRRLIERHAPNYIVRQLAETAESYPLKSLKESYIDLLLHLLEKPQIQEVLTLKEILENQVEELMGQNNEELTNKEKISYKWMEKLLGENEKVRQFVVEKLRQIHQSSAPLLSVAPQPSISATSLYKAIVHVHFPDEYRDFIEQAHMLDKIYKIESNLSAEEKVAHIFQQIFNLATSLSPLEFEEDSKESKNFTLNNYSSYLLNINRLLLWQKLPGGKKYLSQPQVKALPLKKKSDLLAKWLDKHSADLSCLELNLLRLTALPPEIKQLSMLSFLDLRDNQLTALPAAIGQLSQLRQLWLGSNQLTALPATIGQLSQLKVLWLDNNQLTALPVTIGQLPQLKVLWLDNNQLTALPATIGGLSNLAQLSLNNNRLTALPAAIRKLSQLKVLWLDNNQLTALPTTIGQLSNLAQLSLNNNQLTALPATIWQLSNLQDFYLSNNPQLSFLYSYCFLILKILRKLL, encoded by the coding sequence ATGATGGCACCAACCTCTACATCTAGCATCCAGGCAAAATTTCATCCCACAATCTTAGCAAATATAGAAGACCCTGTATCAGGAGAGTTGCTGGCTCGAGCGGTTACTTTGTTCCCTTGTGGCCATACCTTTAACGAAGATACCGTCATCCAATGCTTAGCGCGCAATAAACTTTGTCCCCTAGATAGAAGGCTTATTGAAAGGCATGCACCTAACTACATAGTGAGGCAACTAGCCGAAACGGCTGAGTCCTATCCTTTAAAATCTCTCAAAGAAAGTTATATTGACCTCTTGCTCCACCTTCTAGAAAAACCTCAAATTCAAGAAGTTTTAACTTTAAAGGAAATTTTAGAGAATCAAGTAGAAGAATTGATGGGTCAGAATAATGAAGAGCTGACTAACAAAGAAAAGATAAGTTATAAATGGATGGAAAAATTATTAGGAGAAAATGAAAAGGTTAGGCAATTTGTCGTCGAAAAGCTGCGGCAAATCCACCAAAGTTCTGCACCCCTTCTCTCAGTCGCTCCTCAACCTTCTATTTCCGCCACCTCTCTTTACAAAGCGATCGTCCATGTTCATTTTCCTGATGAGTACAGGGATTTTATAGAACAAGCTCATATGTTGGATAAAATTTATAAAATTGAATCTAACCTTTCTGCTGAAGAAAAAGTGGCTCACATCTTTCAGCAAATCTTTAACTTAGCCACCTCTCTTTCCCCTTTAGAATTTGAAGAAGATTCAAAAGAAAGCAAAAATTTTACTCTCAATAATTATTCTTCCTATCTACTAAATATTAATCGCCTCCTACTTTGGCAAAAGCTACCAGGTGGAAAAAAATATTTAAGCCAACCCCAGGTTAAGGCTTTACCTTTAAAGAAAAAAAGCGATCTGCTAGCGAAATGGCTGGATAAGCATAGTGCAGATTTGTCTTGCCTAGAGTTAAATCTCTTAAGATTAACTGCTTTACCTCCAGAAATCAAGCAACTTTCTATGTTAAGCTTTCTCGACTTAAGAGACAACCAGTTAACAGCCTTGCCTGCAGCCATCGGACAACTTTCTCAACTGCGTCAGCTTTGGCTGGGTAGCAACCAGCTAACCGCTCTTCCTGCAACTATCGGGCAACTTTCTCAGCTAAAAGTACTTTGGTTAGACAACAACCAGTTAACCGCTCTTCCCGTAACAATTGGGCAACTGCCTCAGCTAAAAGTACTTTGGTTAGACAACAACCAGTTAACCGCTCTTCCTGCAACAATTGGGGGGCTTTCTAATCTAGCACAGCTTAGTTTAAACAATAACCGGCTAACAGCCCTTCCTGCAGCTATCAGAAAGCTTTCTCAGCTAAAAGTGCTTTGGTTAGACAACAACCAGCTAACCGCTCTTCCTACAACAATTGGACAGCTTTCTAATCTAGCACAGCTTAGTTTAAACAATAACCAATTAACAGCCCTTCCTGCAACAATCTGGCAGCTTTCTAATCTGCAAGATTTTTACTTAAGCAATAACCCACAACTAAGCTTCCTCTATTCATACTGCTTTCTAATCTTAAAAATCTTAAGGAAATTACTTTAG
- the argS gene encoding arginine--tRNA ligase produces the protein MSKQMLLDSLNEEFKKATISAFPHLANTPDFPLEITQSTQDRFGHYQFNSAMKLCKILQKSPHEVAQAIVQSLALLPKEKIPVIQHVEIAGPGFINIFIHPLYLSESIQEILEDPMLGVPLPVQQRIVIDFSSPNTAKEMHVGHLRSTIIGDCIARVLEFLGHEVIRLNHIGDWGTAFGMLIAYIKETAPHVLQGNNPTDLSQLVSWYKASKQKFDSDLEFKQRAQKEVVALQSGDALSRKAWEMICFISEKAYQEIYDLLEVKIQTRGESFYNPLLPQIVKELEDQGLVEISQGAKCIFLEEFRNREGNAMPLMIQKSDGGYNYDTTDMAAIKQRIFEEKADRIIIVTDAGQSLHFQMIFKVAEKAGFLKKRKVQLDHVPFGLVLGNDGKKFRTRSGDTEKLIDLLQAGIKYAKEILIKRDPTLETQEADHMARILGIGAIKYADLACHRTSDYTFSYERMLKFEGNTAAYLMYSYVRIASIKRKVKFELELIKNVTTILLEHPSEIALALHLKRFGETLHAVSRDLLPHRLTDYLYTLAERFNAFFRDCRVEGAPEQNSRLLLCETTARILKKGLNLLGVQTVEKM, from the coding sequence ATGTCAAAACAAATGCTCCTCGACTCTCTAAACGAAGAATTTAAAAAAGCGACCATTTCAGCTTTCCCACATTTAGCTAACACCCCAGATTTTCCTCTAGAAATTACTCAAAGTACCCAAGATAGATTTGGGCACTACCAATTCAACTCCGCTATGAAGCTCTGTAAAATCCTTCAAAAAAGCCCACACGAAGTGGCTCAAGCTATTGTGCAAAGTTTAGCTCTTTTGCCTAAAGAAAAAATTCCAGTTATCCAGCATGTTGAGATTGCGGGACCTGGCTTTATCAATATATTTATTCATCCTCTTTACCTATCTGAAAGTATTCAAGAAATCCTTGAAGATCCTATGTTAGGGGTTCCCCTACCCGTTCAGCAGCGCATTGTTATTGATTTTTCGAGTCCTAATACTGCTAAGGAGATGCATGTAGGGCATCTGCGTTCCACCATTATCGGCGATTGTATCGCTCGTGTTTTGGAATTTTTAGGACATGAAGTTATACGGCTTAATCATATTGGAGATTGGGGCACTGCTTTTGGTATGCTGATAGCTTACATTAAAGAGACCGCTCCTCATGTATTACAAGGCAATAACCCTACCGATTTATCTCAACTAGTCAGCTGGTATAAGGCTTCTAAGCAAAAATTTGATAGCGATTTAGAGTTTAAACAAAGAGCTCAAAAAGAGGTTGTAGCCCTACAAAGTGGAGATGCTCTTTCCAGAAAAGCTTGGGAGATGATTTGCTTTATTTCTGAGAAAGCTTATCAAGAGATTTATGATCTTCTCGAAGTAAAAATTCAAACGCGCGGGGAATCTTTTTATAACCCTCTTTTACCACAAATAGTCAAAGAGTTAGAAGATCAGGGGCTAGTTGAAATTTCTCAAGGCGCAAAATGCATTTTTTTGGAGGAATTTCGCAATCGTGAAGGCAATGCTATGCCTCTTATGATTCAAAAATCTGATGGAGGCTATAATTACGATACTACCGATATGGCAGCAATCAAACAAAGGATTTTCGAGGAAAAGGCAGACCGGATTATTATTGTGACTGATGCAGGCCAAAGTCTACACTTTCAAATGATTTTTAAAGTAGCCGAAAAAGCTGGATTTTTAAAGAAGAGAAAAGTGCAGCTTGATCATGTTCCATTTGGGCTAGTTTTAGGAAATGATGGAAAAAAATTTCGTACCCGTTCTGGAGACACAGAAAAATTGATTGATCTGCTCCAGGCAGGCATTAAATATGCTAAAGAGATTTTAATTAAGCGCGATCCCACCTTAGAAACACAAGAGGCTGATCATATGGCCCGCATTCTAGGAATCGGCGCCATTAAATATGCCGATTTAGCTTGCCATCGCACCAGCGATTATACATTTAGTTACGAACGTATGTTAAAATTTGAGGGCAATACTGCCGCCTACTTAATGTATTCTTATGTCAGAATAGCTAGCATCAAACGTAAAGTTAAATTTGAGCTAGAATTAATTAAAAACGTTACGACCATTCTTTTGGAGCATCCTTCAGAAATAGCTTTAGCCTTGCATTTGAAACGGTTTGGAGAAACGCTTCATGCAGTTTCGCGCGATCTTTTACCCCACCGCTTAACAGATTACCTTTATACCCTTGCAGAAAGGTTTAATGCCTTTTTCCGTGATTGCCGTGTGGAAGGAGCACCTGAACAAAATTCACGATTGCTTTTATGTGAAACGACTGCACGTATTTTGAAAAAAGGCTTAAATTTATTAGGTGTTCAAACAGTAGAAAAGATGTGA
- a CDS encoding Glu/Leu/Phe/Val dehydrogenase: MVQIKEVKIDGYKKVIEATDPGSHLHCMIAIHDTSLGPSLGGTRIHPYTSSQEALKDVLLLAKAMTRKSAVAELGTGGGKSVILADPYQQKTEKLLLAFAEVVHSLQGDYIAAEDVGSDTKDMAIIRQKTPYVAALPTHTSSGDPSPFTAWGVYRGIQAVAQKLWGTPSVANKKILVQGLGQVGSKLANILFWEGAQLILCETNEARLEEYAAPMGAKTVGLYDYIHTECDIFAPCAMGGIITEEIVPHLQCKAIAGAANNQLASPLVGEMLLKKRILYAPDYVINAGGLINATAEFNAGGYNATAARDKVNHIYYLLLKLFDKAEKEDKPTALVADEIAHYNLTNLIGQRKKPIDFKH, translated from the coding sequence ATGGTGCAAATAAAGGAAGTAAAAATTGATGGATATAAAAAAGTAATTGAGGCTACTGATCCTGGCTCTCACTTACATTGTATGATTGCTATCCATGACACTTCTCTTGGTCCTTCATTAGGAGGTACGCGTATTCATCCTTACACTTCTTCGCAAGAGGCTTTAAAAGATGTTTTATTACTTGCTAAAGCCATGACAAGGAAATCTGCTGTAGCTGAATTGGGTACTGGCGGGGGTAAAAGTGTCATCCTGGCAGATCCCTATCAGCAAAAAACAGAAAAACTTCTCTTGGCTTTTGCGGAAGTCGTGCATTCTCTTCAAGGAGATTATATAGCTGCAGAAGATGTAGGCTCAGATACAAAAGACATGGCCATTATCCGCCAAAAAACCCCTTATGTTGCCGCCTTACCTACTCATACTAGCAGCGGCGATCCCAGCCCCTTCACTGCCTGGGGAGTCTATCGTGGTATCCAAGCTGTAGCTCAAAAACTCTGGGGAACTCCTTCTGTAGCTAATAAAAAAATTCTTGTTCAAGGATTAGGACAAGTCGGTAGCAAGCTTGCCAATATTTTATTTTGGGAAGGTGCTCAGTTGATTCTTTGCGAAACCAATGAAGCCCGCCTTGAAGAGTATGCGGCTCCTATGGGAGCAAAGACCGTAGGACTCTATGACTATATTCATACTGAATGTGATATTTTCGCACCTTGTGCTATGGGAGGAATAATTACTGAAGAAATCGTCCCTCATCTACAATGTAAAGCTATCGCCGGCGCAGCAAACAATCAATTAGCCTCGCCGCTAGTAGGGGAAATGCTTTTGAAGAAAAGAATTTTATATGCCCCTGATTATGTGATTAATGCAGGAGGCTTAATTAATGCTACAGCAGAATTTAATGCGGGAGGCTACAATGCTACTGCAGCACGCGATAAGGTTAATCATATTTACTACCTTCTACTTAAACTTTTTGATAAAGCTGAAAAAGAAGATAAGCCTACAGCACTTGTTGCGGACGAAATTGCCCACTACAACCTAACAAATCTAATCGGTCAAAGAAAAAAACCTATCGACTTTAAACATTAA
- a CDS encoding DUF2709 domain-containing protein: MAQTVITEEIKSELEQFLKENQSAELVTTYLFYVEKKFNLRPVLFPKDKIIYQSAEDAVKYVEQQHQLWHETEIKIGFSNLSVNEQTKKIYICPFTGKVFGDNTHPNPQDAIYDWVSKCPENTERVNGLRVKRFFISDDPEVIKSYAAKFKPKEPITKVVYSSVLSGKLFNTKEAVIKDFKQNYLKRLSLMEVQNQNRFQLEEHFLEFIQSQLVEDKIASFVEALAEFEEFSSSVAQWLE, encoded by the coding sequence ATGGCTCAAACTGTTATAACAGAAGAGATAAAAAGCGAACTAGAACAGTTTTTAAAAGAGAATCAATCTGCTGAGCTAGTTACTACATATCTCTTTTACGTAGAAAAAAAATTTAACCTACGCCCTGTCCTATTTCCAAAAGACAAAATAATCTACCAAAGTGCAGAGGATGCCGTCAAGTATGTTGAACAACAACATCAATTGTGGCACGAAACTGAAATCAAAATAGGTTTTAGTAATTTGAGTGTAAATGAGCAAACTAAAAAGATTTACATCTGTCCTTTTACGGGAAAAGTATTTGGAGATAATACTCATCCTAATCCACAAGATGCTATTTATGATTGGGTCTCTAAATGTCCAGAAAATACAGAAAGAGTTAACGGCTTGCGGGTAAAACGTTTCTTTATTTCCGATGATCCTGAAGTAATTAAAAGCTATGCTGCTAAATTTAAGCCTAAAGAACCCATTACCAAAGTAGTTTATTCATCAGTCTTAAGTGGTAAATTGTTTAATACAAAAGAAGCTGTGATCAAAGATTTTAAACAAAATTATCTCAAACGTTTATCTTTGATGGAAGTGCAAAATCAAAATCGCTTTCAATTAGAAGAGCATTTTCTAGAATTTATTCAGAGTCAGCTTGTTGAAGATAAAATTGCAAGTTTTGTTGAAGCCTTGGCTGAATTTGAAGAATTTTCTTCTTCTGTAGCTCAGTGGCTTGAATAG
- the tsaE gene encoding tRNA (adenosine(37)-N6)-threonylcarbamoyltransferase complex ATPase subunit type 1 TsaE, whose translation MNLHTCHTVEQTMNQGYDLGSQLPNGSIVCLFGELGAGKTTFVKGLAAGAAGITPQQVNSPTFVYLNIYKGHRTVYHFDLYRLRDADEFLSMGFEDMLFAGGICCIEWSEKIAPLLPPSCLKITLLHESESTRIIRIDS comes from the coding sequence ATGAATCTTCATACTTGTCATACCGTAGAACAAACGATGAATCAAGGGTATGACTTAGGTAGCCAGCTGCCTAATGGCAGTATTGTTTGTTTATTTGGAGAATTAGGAGCTGGCAAAACCACTTTTGTCAAAGGATTGGCAGCAGGAGCCGCTGGCATAACTCCTCAGCAAGTTAATAGCCCCACGTTTGTTTATCTAAATATCTATAAAGGCCATCGAACTGTTTATCATTTCGATCTTTATCGCCTGCGCGATGCTGATGAATTTTTAAGCATGGGATTTGAGGATATGCTTTTTGCGGGGGGAATATGCTGTATTGAGTGGTCAGAGAAAATAGCCCCTTTGTTACCTCCTTCCTGTCTCAAAATTACATTATTGCATGAGAGCGAAAGCACGCGTATCATAAGGATAGATTCATGA
- the yihA gene encoding ribosome biogenesis GTP-binding protein YihA/YsxC — protein MNAYAFAKARFIKTAMGSKDYPILKDDGGNLLPEVAVAGRSNVGKSSLLNHLFGSKGLVKTSSVPGKTQALNFFVIDEKLVFVDLPGYGYAQVPLSTRKLWGPMVERYLKERESLKLILFLFDIRRMPNEDDRRFLEWVIHYQKAMILVFTKVDKISTNEKKANADKILKAFGVDNIHHLFYSATKNVGRKELKKMLTEAIEDELA, from the coding sequence ATGAATGCTTATGCATTTGCTAAGGCACGTTTTATAAAAACAGCTATGGGATCTAAAGATTATCCCATCCTTAAAGATGATGGAGGAAATTTACTTCCTGAAGTAGCGGTGGCTGGGCGCTCTAACGTAGGTAAATCTAGCTTGCTTAACCATTTATTTGGTAGCAAGGGTTTAGTAAAAACTTCCTCTGTACCGGGTAAAACTCAAGCGCTAAATTTCTTTGTAATTGATGAAAAATTGGTATTTGTAGATTTGCCCGGCTATGGATATGCTCAAGTTCCTCTTTCTACAAGGAAATTATGGGGGCCGATGGTAGAGCGTTATCTTAAGGAAAGAGAATCACTTAAATTAATTCTTTTTCTTTTTGATATTCGTCGCATGCCTAATGAGGATGATCGGCGCTTTTTGGAATGGGTAATTCATTATCAAAAAGCTATGATCCTTGTTTTTACTAAAGTAGATAAAATTTCAACCAATGAAAAAAAAGCTAATGCTGATAAAATTTTAAAAGCTTTTGGCGTTGATAATATCCATCATCTTTTTTATTCAGCAACTAAAAATGTGGGCCGCAAAGAATTAAAAAAAATGCTGACAGAAGCAATAGAGGATGAACTAGCATGA
- a CDS encoding DUF3820 family protein has product MKPLHTQTFVCLDCETTGLDPQRDRIIEVAAVRFTVEQVLAQCESLIDPECEIPETSIAIHHIVPQMVQGKPKIDEYLPEFLRFVSNDILVGHGIKFDMEVIAASAARANIPCHLQHNRYIDTLRLARHYGESPINSLEQLRKHFNIQEEGAHRAMNDVIVNMDVFKYLVKPYKTVEQVFDLLSRPVAMKIMPLGKHKGRPITEVPLQFLLWAANKDFDQDLLFSIRSEIKRRKKGNTFGQAANPFSEL; this is encoded by the coding sequence ATGAAGCCATTACATACGCAAACGTTTGTTTGCTTAGACTGTGAAACTACTGGATTAGATCCTCAAAGAGATCGTATTATTGAAGTAGCGGCTGTACGATTTACGGTAGAGCAAGTCTTAGCGCAGTGTGAATCTTTAATTGACCCTGAATGTGAAATTCCTGAAACCTCTATTGCTATTCATCATATTGTACCGCAGATGGTACAAGGAAAGCCTAAAATTGATGAGTACCTGCCGGAATTCCTCAGATTTGTTAGCAATGATATTCTAGTAGGGCATGGAATTAAGTTTGATATGGAAGTGATTGCTGCTTCTGCAGCTCGGGCTAACATTCCTTGTCATCTTCAACACAATCGCTATATTGACACTCTGCGTTTAGCGCGTCACTATGGTGAAAGTCCCATTAACTCTCTTGAACAGCTGCGTAAACATTTTAATATTCAAGAAGAAGGGGCCCATCGTGCCATGAACGATGTGATTGTAAATATGGATGTATTTAAATATTTGGTAAAACCCTATAAAACGGTTGAGCAGGTTTTCGACCTTCTCTCTCGTCCTGTTGCAATGAAGATTATGCCCTTAGGTAAACATAAAGGAAGGCCTATTACCGAAGTGCCACTTCAATTTCTTTTGTGGGCAGCTAATAAAGATTTTGATCAAGATTTGCTGTTTTCTATCCGCTCTGAAATTAAACGCCGTAAGAAAGGAAATACTTTTGGTCAGGCCGCCAATCCTTTTAGCGAACTATAA
- the pdxS gene encoding pyridoxal 5'-phosphate synthase lyase subunit PdxS produces MLKNGNAHPETGSFAVKVGLAEMLKGGVIMDVTTPEQAKIAEDAGAVAVMALERIPADIRAQGGVARMSGPELIHKIQEAVSIPVMAKCRIGHFVEAQILEALFVDFIDESEVLTPADEENHIDKHAFRIPFVCGCRHLGEALRRIGEGAAMIRTKGEAGTGNIVEAVRHLRTLNREMRVLTTMDNSELMAEAKRLGAPYHLVKQVAEKGKLPVPNFAAGGIANPADAALMMQLGAESVFVGSGIFKSEDPSQRAKAIVGAATFYNDPEMLAKISMGLLSAMKGLDIQQIRKEDLLAQRGW; encoded by the coding sequence ATGTTGAAAAATGGCAATGCTCATCCAGAAACTGGTTCTTTTGCAGTCAAGGTAGGGCTGGCAGAGATGTTAAAAGGGGGCGTTATTATGGACGTTACCACGCCAGAGCAAGCAAAAATTGCAGAGGATGCTGGGGCAGTTGCTGTGATGGCCTTAGAGCGTATCCCAGCAGATATCCGGGCGCAAGGCGGTGTAGCTAGAATGTCAGGACCTGAGCTTATCCATAAAATTCAAGAAGCGGTTTCTATTCCCGTCATGGCTAAGTGCCGTATTGGGCATTTTGTAGAAGCTCAAATTCTTGAAGCTCTATTTGTGGATTTCATCGATGAGAGTGAGGTATTAACGCCTGCTGATGAAGAAAATCATATTGATAAACATGCGTTTCGGATTCCTTTTGTCTGCGGTTGCCGTCATTTAGGAGAAGCTCTCCGCCGCATAGGAGAAGGCGCTGCTATGATACGTACTAAAGGTGAAGCCGGCACAGGAAATATTGTGGAGGCTGTCCGACATTTGCGCACCCTTAACCGGGAGATGCGCGTGTTGACCACCATGGATAATAGCGAGCTGATGGCTGAAGCTAAACGCTTGGGAGCTCCTTACCATCTCGTTAAACAAGTGGCTGAAAAAGGTAAACTGCCAGTCCCTAATTTTGCTGCCGGTGGGATAGCTAATCCAGCTGATGCGGCTCTAATGATGCAGCTGGGGGCTGAGAGCGTATTCGTAGGTTCGGGTATTTTTAAATCAGAAGATCCTTCCCAAAGAGCAAAAGCAATTGTAGGCGCAGCTACTTTCTACAATGACCCCGAGATGCTAGCAAAAATTTCTATGGGTCTGCTAAGTGCTATGAAAGGACTTGATATTCAACAGATAAGAAAAGAAGATTTGCTGGCACAAAGAGGATGGTAA
- the pdxT gene encoding pyridoxal 5'-phosphate synthase glutaminase subunit PdxT, with product MTTIGVLALQGAFSKHIEMVHSLNVKAIAVRKPEDLGRCHGLIIPGGESTTIKRQMDFIQMSYPLKQFAQLRPLFGTCAGLILMSQEIIADPMQPLGIVNVSVERNAFGRQYESFIANLKANLSSSQAEDVAAAFIRAPRIHRYGKEVEVLSTYQGEAVLVKQGMHLGATFHPELTQSTAIHKYFISLIKSH from the coding sequence ATGACCACTATTGGTGTTTTGGCGCTACAAGGCGCTTTTTCTAAGCATATAGAGATGGTGCATTCTTTAAATGTGAAAGCTATCGCAGTGCGCAAGCCTGAAGATTTGGGTAGATGCCATGGATTGATCATTCCAGGAGGAGAATCCACCACTATAAAACGTCAAATGGATTTCATTCAAATGTCTTATCCTTTAAAGCAGTTTGCCCAGCTAAGGCCTCTTTTTGGTACATGCGCAGGGCTTATCTTGATGTCCCAAGAAATAATTGCCGACCCTATGCAACCCTTAGGTATTGTAAATGTTTCTGTAGAGCGTAATGCCTTTGGCCGTCAGTATGAGTCCTTCATTGCTAATCTAAAAGCTAACTTGAGTTCTTCTCAAGCTGAGGATGTGGCTGCAGCCTTTATTAGAGCCCCACGCATTCATCGGTATGGTAAGGAGGTAGAGGTTTTATCGACTTATCAAGGAGAAGCTGTGCTGGTAAAGCAAGGAATGCATCTGGGAGCGACTTTTCATCCTGAACTGACCCAGAGTACGGCTATTCATAAATATTTTATCTCTCTGATAAAAAGTCATTAG
- a CDS encoding plasmid pRiA4b ORF-3 family protein, with the protein MKTKGTCTTCGKTYSPSKGGAHLLGCTLKSLQPSQSNPEGYLLRISWAEEPGLYWMFVAIPQSTSLGSLDAFLRTTWLECCGHLSQFTIGRRHYMSHTESGRLSPSMNHPVSKILSPGLEFTYIYDMGSSTELDIQVTEKLAACPQKGISILMRNDPPAFLCEACNQAADIICSLCGSKVCSKCSTSHPCAIDEKDTYMLMPLVNSPRAGVCGYTGE; encoded by the coding sequence ATGAAAACTAAAGGCACATGCACTACCTGCGGCAAAACCTATAGTCCCAGCAAGGGAGGTGCTCATTTACTTGGTTGCACTTTAAAATCTTTGCAGCCTTCTCAATCGAACCCAGAGGGATATTTACTTCGCATCTCATGGGCGGAAGAGCCCGGTCTTTATTGGATGTTTGTCGCTATTCCTCAAAGCACTTCCTTAGGATCTCTAGATGCGTTTTTAAGGACTACATGGTTAGAATGCTGTGGACACCTCAGCCAGTTTACTATTGGCAGACGACATTACATGTCTCATACTGAATCTGGCAGACTTAGCCCCTCTATGAATCATCCAGTCAGCAAAATTCTATCTCCAGGCTTAGAGTTTACATACATTTATGATATGGGATCTTCTACTGAACTCGATATACAAGTCACGGAAAAACTTGCCGCCTGCCCTCAAAAAGGAATTTCAATTCTTATGCGAAATGATCCCCCTGCTTTTCTATGCGAAGCATGTAATCAAGCGGCTGATATTATTTGCTCTTTATGCGGTTCAAAGGTGTGTTCCAAATGCAGTACAAGCCACCCCTGTGCTATCGATGAAAAAGATACTTACATGCTTATGCCTCTGGTTAATTCCCCACGGGCAGGCGTATGTGGTTATACAGGAGAATAA